Proteins found in one Streptococcus iniae genomic segment:
- a CDS encoding F0F1 ATP synthase subunit epsilon produces the protein MAQMTVQVVTPDGLKYDHHAKFISVKTPDGEMGILPKHINMIAPLVIHEMKIRRTDNDTHVDWIAINGGIIEVKDNLVTIVADSAERSSDIDISRAERAKQRAEREIEEAKSKKDINEARRAEIALQRALNRISVGTK, from the coding sequence ATGGCTCAAATGACTGTTCAAGTTGTGACACCAGATGGCTTAAAATATGACCATCATGCCAAATTTATTTCAGTAAAAACACCAGATGGTGAGATGGGAATTCTTCCTAAACACATTAATATGATTGCACCACTTGTTATTCATGAAATGAAAATTCGTCGAACAGACAACGATACCCATGTTGACTGGATTGCCATCAATGGTGGTATTATTGAAGTAAAAGATAACCTTGTTACAATTGTAGCGGACTCAGCAGAACGTTCAAGTGATATTGATATTAGTCGTGCAGAGCGTGCTAAACAAAGAGCAGAGCGTGAAATTGAAGAAGCAAAATCTAAAAAAGATATCAATGAAGCAAGACGGGCAGAAATTGCATTGCAACGTGCATTAAACCGTATCAGTGTTGGTACAAAATAA
- the pheS gene encoding phenylalanine--tRNA ligase subunit alpha, which produces MDLQAQLDALKTKTLAALQEFNGNHGKELQDLKVAVLGKKGSLTELLKGLKELSPEDRPLVGKLVNEVRDVLTTAFDDQAKIVEAAKIQAQLDAESVDVSLPGRKMTLGNRHILTQTSQEIEDIFLGMGFQIVDGFEVEKDYYNFERMNLPKDHPARDMQDTFYITEEILLRTHTSPVQARTLDQHDFSKGPLKMISPGRVFRRDTDDATHSHQFHQIEGLVVGKNISMGDLKGTLEMIIKKMFGEDRKIRLRPSYFPFTEPSVEVDVSCFKCGGAGCNVCKKTGWIEILGAGMVHPSVLEMSGVDAEVYSGFAFGLGQERIAMLRYGINDIRGFYQGDARFSEQFK; this is translated from the coding sequence ATGGATTTACAAGCACAATTAGATGCACTGAAAACAAAAACCTTAGCAGCATTACAGGAATTTAATGGTAATCATGGTAAAGAATTACAAGACTTGAAAGTTGCTGTTTTAGGAAAAAAAGGTTCTTTGACAGAACTCTTAAAAGGACTAAAAGAGTTGAGCCCAGAAGATAGACCTCTTGTTGGTAAGCTTGTTAATGAAGTGCGTGACGTTTTAACAACTGCTTTTGATGACCAAGCAAAAATTGTTGAAGCAGCAAAAATTCAAGCACAGTTAGATGCAGAAAGTGTTGATGTTAGCTTACCTGGTCGTAAAATGACATTAGGAAATAGACATATCCTCACACAAACTAGCCAAGAGATTGAAGATATTTTCTTGGGGATGGGTTTTCAGATTGTTGATGGTTTTGAAGTTGAAAAAGATTATTACAACTTTGAACGCATGAATTTGCCAAAAGACCACCCGGCACGTGACATGCAAGACACATTCTACATTACCGAAGAGATTTTACTTAGAACACATACAAGTCCAGTTCAAGCAAGAACACTTGATCAGCATGATTTTAGCAAAGGGCCTCTAAAAATGATCTCACCAGGCCGTGTCTTTCGTCGTGATACTGATGATGCCACTCACTCACATCAATTCCACCAAATTGAAGGTTTAGTTGTAGGCAAAAACATTTCAATGGGAGATTTAAAAGGTACTCTTGAGATGATTATTAAAAAGATGTTTGGTGAAGACAGAAAGATTCGTTTGAGACCTTCATACTTCCCATTCACAGAACCATCAGTTGAAGTTGATGTGTCATGTTTCAAGTGTGGTGGGGCCGGTTGTAATGTCTGTAAAAAGACTGGTTGGATTGAGATTTTGGGTGCTGGTATGGTGCATCCAAGCGTCCTTGAAATGTCAGGTGTTGATGCAGAAGTTTATTCTGGTTTTGCATTTGGACTGGGGCAAGAACGTATAGCTATGCTACGCTATGGAATCAATGATATTCGTGGTTTTTACCAAGGAGATGCTCGATTCTCTGAGCAGTTTAAATAA
- a CDS encoding OsmC family protein has protein sequence MYHHHIYGDRLFHTRSNGYGTSVELFGSTENGETPMSLMNIALASCVTMCVQSFWKHTFGDNQARIETSIDYEEGGFYLNVTLPALLTQHLENALRDFVAQKCRVKQLLAKDVTVVIDFHYHSKGA, from the coding sequence ATGTACCATCATCACATATATGGAGATCGCTTGTTCCATACAAGGTCAAATGGCTATGGAACAAGTGTTGAATTGTTTGGGTCAACTGAAAATGGAGAGACACCAATGTCTCTGATGAACATAGCTCTCGCCTCCTGTGTCACTATGTGTGTGCAATCATTTTGGAAACACACTTTTGGTGATAATCAAGCAAGAATTGAGACTAGTATTGATTATGAAGAAGGTGGTTTTTATTTGAATGTCACTCTTCCGGCACTTTTGACTCAACATCTTGAAAATGCATTAAGAGACTTTGTAGCACAAAAATGCCGCGTCAAACAACTGCTTGCAAAGGATGTGACAGTAGTCATTGATTTTCATTATCACTCCAAAGGAGCTTAA
- the murA gene encoding UDP-N-acetylglucosamine 1-carboxyvinyltransferase, with the protein MDKIIIEGGHTRLAGEVVIEGAKNAVLPLLAATILPSEGKTVLNNVPILSDVYTMNNVVRGLDIKVDFKEASNQVIVDASGDILDEAPYEYVSQMRASIVVLGPILARNGHAKVSMPGGCTIGSRPIDLHLKGLEAMGAKITQSAGDITATASRLKGANIYMDFPSVGATQNLMMAATLADGTTVIENAAREPEIVDLAQLLNKMGAVVKGAGTETLTIKGVDKLKGVEHDVVQDRIEAGTFMVAAAMTSGNVLIKDAVWEHNRPLISKLMEMGVSVTEEENGIRVQSQTKNLKPVSVKTLPHPGFPTDMQAQFTALMAVVKGESTMVETVFENRFQHLEEMRRMGLQTEILRDTAMIHGGAELQGAPVMSTDLRASAALILTGMVAQGKTTVTKLTHLDRGYYQFHEKLAKLGASITRMSED; encoded by the coding sequence GTGGATAAAATTATTATTGAGGGTGGACATACAAGATTAGCAGGAGAAGTCGTTATTGAAGGGGCTAAAAATGCCGTATTACCACTTTTAGCTGCAACAATTCTTCCATCTGAAGGGAAAACTGTTTTAAATAATGTTCCTATTTTATCGGATGTTTACACAATGAATAACGTTGTTCGAGGCTTAGATATTAAAGTAGATTTTAAAGAAGCATCTAATCAAGTTATCGTTGATGCATCAGGTGATATCTTGGATGAGGCACCCTATGAGTATGTTAGCCAAATGCGTGCTTCTATTGTCGTTTTAGGTCCTATTCTTGCCAGAAACGGTCATGCAAAAGTATCTATGCCAGGGGGCTGTACCATTGGAAGTCGTCCCATTGACTTGCATTTAAAAGGGTTAGAAGCAATGGGTGCTAAGATCACTCAATCTGCAGGGGATATCACTGCAACAGCATCACGCTTAAAAGGGGCTAATATCTATATGGATTTCCCATCAGTTGGTGCAACTCAAAACCTGATGATGGCAGCAACACTTGCTGACGGTACAACTGTTATTGAAAATGCAGCTCGTGAACCAGAAATCGTTGATTTAGCACAGCTACTTAATAAAATGGGAGCAGTTGTGAAAGGTGCAGGTACTGAAACGTTAACCATTAAAGGTGTTGACAAACTAAAAGGTGTTGAACATGACGTTGTTCAAGATAGAATTGAAGCAGGTACCTTTATGGTAGCAGCAGCTATGACATCAGGAAACGTTCTCATCAAAGATGCTGTTTGGGAACATAACCGTCCATTAATTTCAAAATTAATGGAAATGGGTGTCTCAGTCACTGAAGAAGAAAATGGTATTCGTGTGCAATCCCAAACTAAAAATCTAAAACCAGTTTCAGTTAAAACCTTACCACATCCAGGTTTCCCAACAGATATGCAAGCCCAATTTACGGCACTTATGGCAGTTGTTAAGGGGGAGTCAACAATGGTTGAGACCGTCTTTGAAAATCGATTCCAACATCTGGAAGAGATGCGTCGTATGGGATTACAAACAGAAATCCTTCGCGATACAGCAATGATTCATGGCGGTGCTGAATTACAAGGTGCTCCTGTCATGTCAACAGATTTACGGGCTAGTGCAGCATTGATTCTAACAGGGATGGTTGCTCAAGGGAAAACCACTGTTACAAAACTAACTCACCTAGATAGAGGCTATTACCAATTCCATGAAAAACTTGCAAAATTAGGTGCAAGCATTACACGTATGAGTGAGGACTAA
- a CDS encoding DUF1146 family protein, giving the protein MDYINQLLKLTSHLLFIGISYQLLISLFDWTKIIRNSRDNFGRVRLFVFFLAIIMGFMVSHFMLELIQMSQSLFLVLK; this is encoded by the coding sequence ATGGACTATATTAATCAATTATTAAAACTTACAAGTCACCTCCTATTTATAGGTATTAGCTATCAACTTCTGATTAGTCTCTTTGACTGGACTAAAATAATCAGAAATAGCAGAGACAACTTTGGCAGAGTCAGACTCTTTGTTTTTTTCCTTGCTATTATTATGGGCTTTATGGTAAGCCATTTTATGTTAGAATTGATTCAAATGAGTCAATCCCTCTTTTTAGTGCTCAAATGA
- the pheT gene encoding phenylalanine--tRNA ligase subunit beta, whose product MLVSYKWLKELVDLDVTSAELAEKMSTTGIEVEGVEVPSEGLSKLVVGHVISCEDVPETHLHLCQVDTGDDQPRQIVCGAPNVTAGINVIVAIPGARIADNYKIKKGKIRGMESLGMICSLQELGLSESIIPKEFSEGIQILPAEAKAGDSIFPYLGLDDEMIELSITPNRADALSMRGVAHEVAAIYGKSVHFPEKSLVEVEEKTEQEVEVAIESDKVLTYASRLVKNVTVAPSPQWLQNLLMNAGIRPINNVVDVTNYVLLYFGQPMHAFDFDKFQAQKVVARHARQGEKLVTLDGVERDLITEDLVISVNDKAVALAGVMGGKETEIDNQSQTVLLEAAVFDGKSIRKTSGRLNLRSESSSRFEKGVNHDTVLDALDFAAAMLQELTNAQVLSGKVQAGHLPSNPVTVSTSLDYVNVRLGTALSYSDIEAIFAKLGFSISGSASSFTVEIPRRRWDISIQADLVEEIARIYGYDQLPTTLAEAGGTAAELTLSQSLRRKIRSIAEGAGLTEIISYALTTPEKALAFAIKPSHLTELMWPMTNERSALRQNMISGMLDTLAYNVARKQKNLAIYEIGKVFAQTNNPKEDLPQELDTFSFAITGLVTQKDFQTQAQAVDFFYAKGILEAIFEKLDLEVTYEADKTLSSMHPGRTARILLEGNSIGFLGQIHPQIANDYDVPETYVAELDLTAIEEALKDSNVFVEIPKIPAVSRDIALLLDEKTSHQDILDSINSLSIKHLIAIKLFDVYAGDKIEEGKKSMAYNLTFQNPNDSLRDEEVAKYMEKITKVLEEKLGAQIR is encoded by the coding sequence ATGTTAGTATCTTACAAATGGTTAAAAGAGTTAGTAGATCTTGATGTGACAAGTGCTGAATTGGCTGAAAAAATGTCAACAACTGGTATTGAAGTTGAAGGGGTAGAAGTCCCTTCAGAAGGGTTATCAAAACTTGTTGTTGGTCATGTTATTTCTTGTGAGGATGTTCCAGAGACACACTTGCATTTGTGTCAGGTGGACACTGGTGATGACCAACCACGTCAAATTGTTTGTGGTGCTCCAAATGTGACAGCAGGCATTAATGTCATTGTTGCAATTCCTGGCGCTCGTATTGCAGATAATTATAAAATTAAAAAAGGGAAAATTCGTGGAATGGAATCCCTAGGCATGATTTGTTCTTTACAAGAACTTGGCTTGTCTGAATCTATTATTCCAAAGGAATTTTCAGAAGGTATTCAAATCCTTCCTGCTGAGGCTAAAGCAGGTGATAGTATTTTCCCATATCTTGGTTTAGATGATGAAATGATTGAGTTATCCATTACACCTAATAGAGCGGATGCCTTATCAATGCGTGGTGTTGCCCATGAGGTGGCTGCTATTTATGGTAAATCAGTACATTTTCCTGAAAAATCATTAGTAGAAGTAGAAGAAAAGACAGAGCAAGAAGTTGAAGTTGCTATTGAATCAGACAAGGTTTTAACATATGCTAGCCGTTTGGTAAAAAATGTGACTGTAGCACCAAGTCCACAATGGTTACAAAATCTTTTGATGAATGCTGGTATTCGTCCTATCAATAATGTTGTTGACGTCACTAATTATGTATTACTTTACTTTGGTCAACCAATGCATGCTTTTGATTTTGATAAATTCCAGGCTCAGAAAGTTGTTGCTCGTCATGCCCGTCAAGGCGAAAAACTTGTGACACTTGATGGTGTTGAGCGTGATTTAATTACTGAGGATCTTGTTATTTCAGTCAATGATAAAGCTGTTGCTCTTGCTGGTGTCATGGGTGGTAAAGAGACTGAGATTGATAATCAGTCTCAAACTGTCCTCTTGGAAGCTGCCGTTTTTGATGGCAAATCAATTCGTAAAACTTCTGGACGTTTGAATTTGCGGTCTGAAAGTTCATCTCGTTTTGAAAAAGGTGTCAACCATGACACTGTCCTAGATGCTTTAGATTTTGCAGCAGCAATGCTTCAAGAATTAACGAATGCACAAGTGCTTTCAGGTAAGGTTCAAGCAGGTCACTTACCAAGCAATCCGGTTACAGTTTCAACAAGTTTAGACTACGTTAATGTTCGTTTAGGAACAGCTTTAAGCTATTCTGATATTGAGGCTATTTTCGCAAAACTTGGTTTTAGTATTTCTGGATCAGCCTCTTCCTTTACAGTTGAAATTCCAAGACGCCGTTGGGATATTAGCATTCAAGCAGATTTAGTTGAAGAAATTGCTCGTATATACGGTTATGATCAGTTGCCAACAACCCTAGCAGAAGCTGGTGGTACTGCAGCAGAATTAACCCTCAGTCAAAGTTTGCGTCGTAAGATTCGTAGCATTGCAGAAGGTGCTGGTTTAACAGAAATCATTTCTTATGCCCTAACAACCCCTGAAAAGGCATTAGCATTTGCGATTAAACCATCGCATTTAACGGAACTGATGTGGCCAATGACTAATGAGAGGTCTGCCTTACGTCAAAATATGATTTCTGGTATGCTTGATACCCTAGCTTACAATGTTGCTCGCAAGCAAAAAAATCTTGCTATTTATGAAATTGGAAAAGTTTTTGCCCAAACTAATAATCCGAAAGAAGATTTGCCACAAGAATTAGACACATTTTCATTTGCTATCACGGGCTTGGTGACGCAGAAAGATTTCCAAACACAAGCGCAAGCTGTAGATTTCTTTTATGCTAAGGGAATTCTTGAAGCTATCTTTGAAAAGCTTGATTTAGAGGTCACTTATGAAGCTGATAAAACTCTTTCAAGTATGCATCCAGGCCGTACGGCTAGAATCCTTCTAGAAGGCAATAGCATTGGTTTTCTTGGTCAAATTCATCCTCAAATTGCTAATGACTATGATGTTCCTGAAACTTATGTTGCAGAGCTAGATTTGACAGCTATTGAAGAAGCCCTAAAAGACTCTAATGTCTTTGTAGAGATTCCAAAAATTCCAGCTGTTTCTCGTGATATTGCTCTTTTATTGGATGAGAAAACAAGCCATCAGGATATTTTAGATAGTATTAACTCACTTTCAATTAAGCACTTGATTGCTATTAAACTTTTCGATGTTTATGCTGGTGATAAGATTGAAGAGGGGAAAAAATCAATGGCCTATAATTTAACCTTCCAAAATCCAAATGACAGTTTAAGAGATGAAGAAGTGGCTAAGTACATGGAAAAAATCACCAAAGTTCTTGAAGAAAAGCTTGGTGCACAAATTCGATAA
- a CDS encoding DNA/RNA non-specific endonuclease codes for MSPKTKQSQKINLLLFLLVLVGLFYLIDSKEGEENNPIRAFYQSVMGASNQTSQKESSNPDTPSYALASSVLTEKVKRQLGSKVEWNGNGAFVINDNSTNLDAKVYSAPYAHNQTRLLSGKKLPTVANALLAKSTRQYRDRNETGNGYSYWKPAGWHQIHGLSGKYDHAVDRGHLLGYALVGGLKGFDASTSNSDNIATQLSWANQAMDSDSTGQNYYETKIRRALDKNKRVRYRVTLIYEADNILASGSHLEAKSDDGSLEFNVFVPNVQKGLEVDYQTGQITVSH; via the coding sequence ATGTCACCAAAGACAAAACAAAGTCAAAAAATCAATCTATTATTGTTTCTGCTTGTGCTCGTTGGCTTATTCTATTTGATTGATAGTAAAGAAGGGGAAGAGAATAATCCTATTCGAGCCTTTTATCAATCAGTGATGGGAGCTTCCAATCAAACTAGCCAAAAAGAATCAAGCAATCCTGATACACCAAGTTATGCCTTGGCATCTTCGGTTTTAACAGAAAAAGTAAAAAGACAACTTGGTTCGAAAGTTGAGTGGAATGGTAATGGTGCATTTGTCATCAATGATAACAGTACCAATTTGGATGCAAAAGTATACAGTGCTCCCTATGCTCACAATCAAACCAGACTCTTATCAGGGAAAAAGCTTCCAACAGTCGCCAATGCTTTACTTGCCAAATCAACAAGGCAATACCGAGACCGAAACGAGACCGGAAATGGCTACTCTTATTGGAAACCTGCTGGTTGGCACCAGATTCATGGTTTATCAGGAAAATATGATCACGCTGTGGACCGTGGGCATTTATTAGGCTATGCTTTAGTGGGAGGTCTTAAAGGATTTGATGCCTCTACAAGCAATAGCGATAACATAGCAACGCAATTATCCTGGGCTAACCAAGCGATGGATAGTGATTCCACTGGCCAAAATTATTATGAAACAAAAATCAGACGTGCATTGGACAAGAATAAGCGTGTCCGTTACCGTGTTACCCTCATTTACGAGGCTGATAATATATTAGCAAGTGGAAGCCATTTAGAAGCAAAATCAGATGACGGCAGTTTAGAATTTAACGTTTTTGTGCCAAATGTTCAAAAAGGTCTAGAAGTTGACTATCAAACAGGACAAATAACAGTCAGTCACTAA
- the atpD gene encoding F0F1 ATP synthase subunit beta — protein MSSGKIAQVIGPVVDVIFATGDKLPEINNALVVYKDSEQKQKVVLEVALELGNGMVRTIAMESTDGLTRGLEVLDTGRAISVPVGKETLGRVFNVLGETIDLEEPFAEDAERQPIHKKAPAFDELSTSSEILETGIKVIDLLAPYLKGGKVGLFGGAGVGKTVLIQELIHNIAQEHGGISVFAGVGERTREGNDLYWEMKESGVIEKTAMVFGQMNEPPGARMRVALTGLTIAEYFRDVEGQDVLLFIDNIFRFTQAGSEVSALLGRMPSAVGYQPTLATEMGQLQERITSTKKGSVTSIQAIYVPADDYTDPAPATAFAHLDSTTNLERKLTQMGIYPAVDPLASSSRALTPEIVGKNHYEVATEVQRILQRYRELQDIIAILGMDELSDDEKVLVGRARRIQFFLSQNFNVAEQFTGQPGSYVPVADTVRSFKEILDGKYDHIPEDAFRSVGPIEEVLEKAKSMGY, from the coding sequence ATGAGCTCAGGCAAAATTGCTCAGGTTATTGGTCCTGTTGTAGACGTAATTTTTGCAACTGGTGACAAACTTCCTGAGATTAATAATGCATTGGTAGTTTATAAAGATAGCGAACAAAAACAAAAAGTCGTTCTTGAAGTTGCTCTTGAATTGGGTAATGGCATGGTTCGTACAATCGCTATGGAATCAACTGATGGGCTTACTCGTGGATTAGAGGTTCTTGATACTGGACGTGCAATTAGTGTCCCAGTTGGTAAAGAAACTCTTGGACGTGTCTTCAATGTTCTTGGTGAAACCATTGATTTGGAAGAGCCATTTGCAGAAGATGCAGAGCGTCAACCAATCCATAAAAAAGCGCCTGCTTTTGATGAACTATCAACATCATCAGAAATTCTTGAAACAGGTATCAAAGTTATTGACTTACTTGCACCTTATCTTAAAGGTGGTAAAGTTGGACTTTTCGGTGGTGCCGGAGTTGGTAAAACCGTTCTTATTCAAGAATTGATCCACAACATTGCTCAAGAACATGGTGGTATTTCAGTTTTTGCCGGTGTAGGTGAACGTACTCGTGAAGGGAACGACCTCTACTGGGAAATGAAGGAATCAGGTGTTATTGAAAAAACAGCAATGGTTTTTGGTCAGATGAATGAACCTCCTGGAGCACGTATGCGTGTTGCCTTAACAGGGTTAACAATTGCGGAATACTTCCGTGATGTGGAAGGACAAGACGTTCTTTTATTCATCGACAACATTTTCCGTTTCACTCAAGCAGGTTCTGAGGTGTCAGCCCTTTTGGGACGCATGCCTTCAGCCGTTGGTTACCAACCAACCCTTGCAACTGAAATGGGACAATTACAAGAACGTATTACATCGACTAAAAAAGGTTCGGTTACCTCTATTCAAGCAATCTATGTACCAGCTGATGACTATACTGACCCAGCGCCAGCAACAGCATTTGCTCACTTAGATTCAACAACAAACTTGGAACGTAAATTGACACAAATGGGGATTTATCCTGCGGTTGATCCACTGGCATCAAGTTCACGTGCCTTGACACCTGAGATTGTAGGTAAAAACCATTATGAAGTAGCAACTGAGGTGCAACGTATTTTGCAACGTTACCGTGAATTGCAAGACATTATTGCTATTTTAGGGATGGATGAATTGTCAGATGACGAAAAAGTGCTTGTTGGACGTGCTCGTCGTATTCAATTCTTCCTATCTCAAAACTTCAATGTTGCTGAACAATTTACTGGTCAACCAGGTTCATATGTTCCTGTTGCAGATACTGTTCGTAGCTTCAAAGAAATTCTTGACGGGAAATATGACCATATTCCTGAAGATGCTTTCCGTTCAGTTGGACCAATTGAAGAGGTTCTTGAAAAAGCAAAATCAATGGGTTATTAG
- a CDS encoding F0F1 ATP synthase subunit gamma: protein MVGSLSEIKAKIVSTEKTSKITSAMRMVSSAKLVKSEQAARDFQIYASKIRKITTDFVKNNNGSESRHPMLANREVKKTGYIVMTSDKGLVGAYNSKILKSVMEMIEEYHADGSYSIISIGSVGSDFFKSRGMNVSFELRGLSDQPSFEDVGKIISQSVELYQNEIFDELYVCYNHHVNSLTSQVRVQQMLPISDLVDEEANEEALVGFEIEPNYDVILNQLLPQFTESLIYAAIIDAKTAEHAAGMTAMQTATDNAENVIDELTIQYNRARQAAITQEITEIVAGANALE from the coding sequence ATGGTAGGTTCTCTAAGTGAAATAAAAGCAAAAATTGTTTCAACTGAAAAAACAAGCAAGATTACTAGTGCTATGCGCATGGTATCATCTGCAAAACTTGTCAAATCAGAACAAGCAGCGCGTGATTTTCAAATCTATGCTTCAAAAATCAGAAAAATCACAACAGATTTTGTCAAAAACAATAATGGTTCAGAGTCAAGACACCCTATGTTGGCTAATAGAGAAGTTAAAAAAACAGGTTACATTGTGATGACTTCTGATAAAGGCCTTGTTGGGGCTTATAATTCTAAGATTCTGAAATCTGTCATGGAAATGATTGAGGAATACCATGCTGATGGGAGTTACTCTATTATTTCCATTGGAAGTGTGGGCTCTGATTTCTTCAAAAGTCGTGGCATGAATGTGTCCTTTGAATTGAGAGGACTTTCAGACCAACCATCTTTTGAGGATGTTGGAAAAATCATTTCACAGTCTGTTGAATTATATCAAAATGAGATTTTCGATGAATTGTATGTTTGTTATAACCATCATGTTAACAGTTTGACAAGCCAAGTCCGTGTTCAACAAATGCTTCCTATTTCAGATTTAGTTGATGAAGAAGCAAATGAAGAAGCACTTGTTGGCTTTGAAATTGAACCTAATTATGATGTTATTTTAAATCAATTATTGCCTCAGTTTACAGAAAGTCTTATTTATGCGGCGATAATTGATGCAAAAACTGCTGAACATGCAGCAGGGATGACGGCAATGCAAACTGCAACTGACAATGCTGAAAACGTTATTGATGAATTAACGATTCAATATAACAGGGCACGTCAGGCCGCAATTACTCAGGAAATTACTGAGATTGTGGCAGGTGCCAATGCACTGGAGTAA
- a CDS encoding GNAT family N-acetyltransferase: MAYTIGIKEVSHAELPLLQELAIKTFGETFGHDNSLEQLNDFYQKAYNLATLEAELNDPETEVDFLMLDGRPVGYLKINWGSAQTEQELDGAIEIQRIYILKEFQGQGLGKYLFEYALQMTQATEFNWVWLGVWEHNVKAQSLYQKYGFEKFAEHSFTVGDKTDTDWLMKKSLK; encoded by the coding sequence ATGGCCTATACAATTGGAATTAAAGAAGTTTCCCATGCAGAGTTGCCACTATTACAAGAGTTAGCAATAAAAACATTTGGTGAAACTTTTGGACACGATAACAGCCTAGAGCAGTTAAATGATTTTTATCAAAAGGCCTATAATTTAGCAACTTTAGAGGCGGAGTTAAATGATCCTGAAACTGAGGTCGATTTCTTAATGTTAGATGGTCGTCCAGTAGGCTATTTAAAAATAAATTGGGGTTCTGCACAGACTGAGCAGGAACTTGATGGTGCAATTGAAATTCAACGCATTTATATTTTAAAAGAATTTCAAGGACAAGGATTAGGCAAATACCTTTTTGAATATGCATTACAAATGACGCAAGCAACTGAGTTCAATTGGGTTTGGTTAGGCGTTTGGGAGCATAATGTAAAGGCTCAATCCTTATACCAAAAATATGGTTTTGAGAAATTTGCAGAACACAGCTTCACTGTTGGCGATAAGACTGACACTGATTGGCTAATGAAAAAATCCCTAAAATAG
- a CDS encoding DNA-directed RNA polymerase subunit beta, which yields MAVGWKYVLRQMGLILLVAVLACLFLAIGLMIGYSFMGDGRDPLSILSIDKWTELLHKFTGK from the coding sequence ATGGCTGTGGGTTGGAAATATGTGCTTAGGCAAATGGGTCTCATTTTACTGGTAGCCGTCTTAGCTTGCCTATTCTTAGCTATAGGTTTAATGATTGGCTATAGTTTCATGGGAGATGGTCGTGATCCTTTATCTATTTTATCAATAGATAAGTGGACGGAATTATTACATAAATTTACTGGAAAGTAG